A section of the Pseudomonas sp. Q1-7 genome encodes:
- the cfa gene encoding cyclopropane fatty acyl phospholipid synthase, giving the protein MPSELSTPSGSAMGVSRAHRFAETLLNQAGLSLEGQAHWDMRLNNPDVPQRALAEGNLGLGEAYMDGDWDCDQLDEFFSRLLRSGVADRVSPAALIFHALQARLLNRQTGRRAWDVGTRHYDLGNDFYAAMLDPLMTYTCGYWKDAENLAQAQEAKLDLVCRKLNLRPGMRVLDIGCGWGSFMAYAAKHYEVECVGVTISREQCEWAKTRHAGLPLEFRLQDYRELDERFERIVSIGMFEHVGRKNHRVYMETVERCLDDEGLFLLHTIGKNNRHSTPDRWIDKYIFPNGDLPSIGQIGDAVDGLFVVEDLHNFGADYDKTLMAWHRHFEEAWPRFAVELGERFRRMWRYYLLSCAGAFRARDIQLWQWVLAKQGVIGGYQRVS; this is encoded by the coding sequence ATGCCTTCCGAACTTTCCACGCCGTCCGGTTCTGCAATGGGAGTGAGCCGCGCGCACCGCTTCGCTGAAACCCTGCTCAATCAGGCCGGCCTCAGCCTAGAGGGACAGGCGCACTGGGATATGCGCCTGAACAACCCGGATGTTCCGCAGCGAGCTCTAGCCGAAGGCAACCTCGGCCTGGGCGAAGCCTACATGGATGGTGACTGGGATTGCGATCAACTCGACGAATTCTTCTCCCGCCTGCTTCGCTCGGGCGTAGCCGATCGGGTCAGCCCCGCCGCGCTGATCTTCCATGCCCTGCAGGCACGCCTGCTCAACCGACAAACCGGGCGGCGGGCCTGGGACGTTGGCACGCGGCACTACGATCTGGGCAACGACTTCTATGCGGCCATGCTGGATCCGCTCATGACCTACACCTGCGGATACTGGAAAGACGCCGAGAATCTTGCCCAGGCTCAGGAGGCCAAACTCGACCTTGTCTGTCGCAAGCTTAATCTGCGGCCCGGAATGCGCGTGCTGGACATCGGCTGCGGCTGGGGCAGTTTCATGGCCTACGCGGCGAAACATTACGAGGTCGAGTGCGTGGGCGTGACCATCTCGCGGGAGCAATGCGAGTGGGCGAAGACACGTCATGCCGGATTACCGCTGGAGTTCCGCCTACAGGACTATCGCGAGCTCGACGAGCGCTTCGAGCGAATCGTCAGCATCGGCATGTTCGAACACGTCGGACGCAAGAATCATCGCGTCTACATGGAAACTGTCGAGCGGTGCCTGGATGACGAGGGCCTGTTCCTGCTCCACACCATTGGCAAGAACAACCGGCACAGCACACCCGACCGCTGGATCGACAAGTACATATTCCCCAATGGGGACCTGCCGTCCATCGGCCAGATCGGAGACGCCGTAGACGGACTCTTCGTGGTCGAGGATCTGCACAATTTCGGCGCCGACTACGACAAGACACTGATGGCCTGGCACCGGCACTTCGAAGAAGCCTGGCCGCGCTTCGCAGTGGAGCTGGGTGAGCGCTTCCGACGCATGTGGCGCTACTACCTGTTGTCCTGCGCCGGAGCCTTCCGTGCCCGGGATATTCAACTCTGGCAGTGGGTGTTGGCCAAGCAAGGAGTAATTGGAGGCTATCAGCGGGTGAGTTGA
- a CDS encoding MFS transporter, whose protein sequence is MPSTSDLPSRYFAPAYGLGSFGPAIFILTPQVLLLFFMTETLGIPAGMAGGGLLIPKLWELLSDPLIGRWSDRLHTRWGRRRPLMAVGSLMFLAAFALTFAPPSFNDWRYSLAWVIAFYTLTSTAYSLFTVPYATLLAEATEDPHARTRVAAWRSGFLAVGFVLAGSLAPWLVGASGGGEQGYAQMGVLIGLIAFAGMAGAVAGTGGVPTHRPVAHPPRNMLAPFRNRAFTWLWLGFIVQMVSVSIATAMLPFYDKYWLGNKDSTIPSIFAGMALLTVATTWCWTLLSRRVGKHRAFVLATVLYAVATASLWLVMYGPLGLAVAIILFGIANAGQQLFCFAIVPDIIALQRAETGIAEEGAFTGLWIWGEKIGLAIGAGLSGLVLQLAGFRQGAGTQLLEQSDSALQSVLLMATLVPALVCLLSIPALLRSARAMARRSQPGHPLGAATNTSVANS, encoded by the coding sequence ATGCCCAGCACTTCTGATCTCCCGTCGCGCTACTTCGCCCCAGCCTATGGCCTGGGTAGTTTCGGCCCGGCCATCTTCATCCTGACGCCCCAGGTACTGCTGCTGTTCTTCATGACCGAAACCCTGGGCATTCCCGCCGGCATGGCGGGCGGGGGGCTGTTGATACCCAAGCTGTGGGAGCTGCTCAGCGATCCGCTGATCGGTCGCTGGTCCGATCGCCTGCATACTCGCTGGGGGCGCCGCCGGCCGCTGATGGCCGTCGGCAGCCTGATGTTCCTGGCCGCCTTTGCCCTTACGTTTGCCCCGCCGAGTTTCAATGACTGGCGGTATTCGCTGGCCTGGGTGATCGCCTTCTATACCCTGACCTCCACCGCCTACTCGCTGTTCACCGTGCCCTATGCGACGCTGCTGGCCGAGGCAACCGAAGACCCGCACGCCAGAACCCGGGTCGCCGCCTGGCGCAGTGGCTTCCTGGCCGTCGGCTTCGTGCTCGCGGGGAGCCTGGCGCCCTGGCTGGTGGGAGCGAGCGGAGGCGGGGAGCAGGGCTATGCACAGATGGGAGTCCTGATCGGCCTGATCGCGTTCGCCGGCATGGCCGGGGCGGTCGCCGGCACCGGCGGCGTCCCCACTCATCGCCCAGTCGCCCATCCGCCGAGGAACATGCTGGCGCCGTTTCGCAACCGGGCATTCACCTGGCTGTGGCTGGGCTTCATCGTCCAGATGGTCTCCGTGAGTATTGCCACGGCGATGTTGCCGTTCTACGACAAGTACTGGCTGGGCAATAAGGACAGCACCATTCCCAGCATCTTCGCCGGCATGGCCCTGCTCACGGTCGCCACCACCTGGTGCTGGACCCTGCTGTCCAGGCGCGTAGGCAAGCATCGCGCCTTCGTCCTGGCGACCGTGCTCTACGCGGTGGCCACCGCCTCCCTGTGGCTGGTGATGTACGGCCCCCTCGGCCTGGCCGTCGCCATCATCCTGTTCGGCATCGCCAATGCCGGCCAGCAACTGTTCTGCTTCGCCATAGTCCCCGACATCATCGCCCTGCAACGCGCGGAGACCGGGATCGCCGAGGAAGGTGCCTTCACCGGGCTGTGGATCTGGGGCGAAAAGATCGGCCTGGCTATCGGTGCCGGGCTCAGCGGCCTCGTCCTGCAACTGGCCGGGTTCCGCCAGGGGGCGGGCACCCAACTGCTGGAGCAAAGCGATAGCGCGCTGCAGAGCGTGCTGCTGATGGCGACACTGGTGCCCGCGCTGGTCTGCCTCCTGTCGATTCCGGCGCTGCTGCGCTCGGCCAGGGCCATGGCCAGACGGAGCCAGCCCGGGCACCCTTTGGGGGCGGCAACGAACACCTCGGTGGCGAATAGCTAA
- a CDS encoding FAD-dependent oxidoreductase gives MAQSDIRPAGPDLTKGVPLSRVPADGVLVGHVEGSPVLLVRLDDGLHAVSGLCTHYGAPLADGLVVNDEIRCPWHHACFSLRTGAALRAPAFAALARWRVEIVGESAFVREEETTVRPARPHAASNQPGRILIIGGGAAGFAAAERLRELGYCGALSMLSADASAPYDRPNLSKDYLAGTAPEDWIPLRDPKFYADREIDLRLGCDVSAIDTGARRVLTRSGEQLAYDALLIATGAEPRRLPIPGFELPNVFVLRSLADARSIIDASQGATSVALVGAGFIGMEVAAALRARGLRVHVVAPEEVPLERVLGREVGGFITGLHQEQGVLFHLRAAAKGFDGKTLTLADGARISADLLIVGAGVVPRTELAATAGLAVQDGILVDTYLQTSVAGHFAAGDVARYRYGADLIRVEHWVHAQRQGQAAAANMLGAAQAFTDVPYFWTHHYGLDLRYSGYAHGWDEVRIDGTLTQRDFTARYFRAGVLVAAASVGRDLENLTIEAALQA, from the coding sequence ATGGCTCAAAGCGATATTCGACCCGCCGGCCCCGACCTGACAAAGGGCGTGCCCTTGTCGAGGGTGCCGGCCGACGGCGTGCTTGTCGGCCACGTCGAAGGCAGTCCCGTCTTGCTAGTGCGACTGGACGATGGCCTGCATGCAGTCAGCGGACTCTGCACTCATTACGGCGCGCCATTGGCCGATGGCCTGGTGGTCAATGACGAGATTCGCTGCCCGTGGCACCACGCCTGTTTCAGCCTGCGTACGGGGGCCGCGCTGCGGGCGCCCGCCTTCGCGGCACTGGCGAGGTGGCGAGTGGAGATCGTCGGCGAATCTGCCTTCGTGCGAGAGGAGGAAACGACCGTGCGCCCCGCGCGACCCCATGCAGCATCCAACCAGCCCGGGCGCATCCTGATTATCGGTGGCGGCGCCGCAGGGTTCGCGGCCGCCGAGCGGCTGCGCGAACTGGGCTACTGCGGCGCATTGTCGATGCTGAGCGCCGACGCTTCGGCGCCCTATGACCGGCCCAATCTGTCTAAGGACTATTTGGCCGGAACAGCCCCGGAAGACTGGATTCCGCTGAGAGATCCGAAGTTCTATGCCGATCGTGAGATTGACCTGCGCCTCGGCTGCGACGTCAGTGCGATTGATACCGGCGCACGAAGGGTGCTAACCCGATCAGGCGAACAGTTGGCTTATGACGCTCTGCTCATCGCCACCGGCGCGGAGCCGCGGCGGCTGCCCATCCCCGGATTCGAGCTGCCCAACGTATTCGTGCTCCGCTCGCTGGCCGATGCCCGGTCAATCATCGACGCTAGCCAGGGCGCGACGTCGGTGGCCCTGGTGGGTGCCGGATTCATTGGTATGGAGGTGGCTGCAGCCCTGCGTGCTCGTGGTCTCCGGGTACATGTGGTGGCACCCGAGGAAGTGCCGCTGGAGCGTGTGCTGGGTCGAGAAGTGGGGGGCTTCATCACCGGCCTGCACCAAGAGCAGGGCGTGCTGTTCCACCTTCGCGCGGCGGCCAAAGGCTTCGACGGCAAGACGCTCACCCTGGCCGACGGGGCGCGGATATCAGCGGACCTGCTGATCGTCGGCGCGGGTGTCGTGCCGCGTACCGAGCTCGCCGCTACAGCCGGATTGGCAGTGCAGGACGGCATCCTCGTCGACACCTACCTGCAGACCTCGGTTGCCGGCCACTTCGCCGCGGGCGATGTCGCGCGCTATCGGTACGGCGCCGACCTGATCCGGGTCGAGCACTGGGTCCATGCCCAGCGCCAGGGCCAGGCTGCCGCAGCCAACATGCTGGGAGCCGCACAGGCGTTCACGGATGTGCCGTACTTCTGGACTCACCACTACGGACTGGACCTTCGTTACAGCGGATACGCGCACGGCTGGGACGAAGTCCGCATCGACGGTACGCTGACGCAGCGGGATTTCACCGCCCGCTACTTCCGTGCAGGAGTACTAGTCGCGGCAGCCTCGGTTGGACGGGATCTGGAAAACCTGACCATCGAGGCGGCGTTGCAGGCTTGA
- a CDS encoding helix-turn-helix domain-containing protein has product MDNLAKALGKRIRTQRKACRISQEALALACSIDRSYMGRIERGEVSITVEKLYLIASQLACEPSCLLPQMSEL; this is encoded by the coding sequence ATGGATAACTTGGCGAAGGCGTTAGGGAAACGCATCCGAACGCAGAGGAAGGCCTGCCGGATTTCGCAAGAAGCTCTAGCGCTGGCCTGCAGTATCGACCGCAGCTACATGGGCCGGATCGAGCGTGGTGAAGTCAGCATCACCGTCGAGAAACTGTATCTGATCGCAAGCCAGCTCGCCTGCGAACCGTCCTGCCTTCTGCCTCAAATGTCAGAGCTGTAG
- a CDS encoding HPP family protein, with product MTLLIHLPRRIVALLPEAPHTRPREWLRAALGASLGFLFSTWLCVQFFGPQTALHFAGPLAASAILLFAVSSGALAQPWSILGSYLCASLVALPVSQLLGHNLSGAGLALGLSLLLMYPLRCLHPPGGALAFCMVFAAPQPGDPAWLSVLPALAGSTGLLGCALLYNNLTRVRYPRQRTVSAVPEPY from the coding sequence ATGACGCTTCTAATTCACCTGCCACGACGGATCGTCGCGCTTCTTCCGGAAGCCCCACATACCCGGCCGCGCGAATGGTTACGTGCCGCGCTTGGCGCCTCTCTGGGTTTCCTGTTCAGTACCTGGCTGTGCGTCCAGTTTTTCGGGCCGCAAACGGCGCTCCATTTCGCCGGCCCTCTGGCTGCTTCTGCCATCCTCCTGTTTGCCGTATCGTCCGGCGCCCTGGCGCAGCCCTGGTCGATACTCGGCAGCTATCTGTGCGCATCACTCGTGGCGCTCCCGGTCAGTCAGCTGCTTGGCCACAACCTGAGCGGGGCGGGACTGGCCCTCGGCCTGAGCCTGTTGCTGATGTACCCGCTACGCTGCCTTCATCCGCCTGGCGGGGCCCTCGCTTTCTGTATGGTGTTCGCCGCCCCGCAACCGGGAGATCCGGCCTGGTTGTCTGTACTGCCGGCACTGGCGGGAAGCACTGGCCTGCTGGGCTGCGCGCTGCTGTACAACAATCTGACGCGGGTTCGTTATCCTCGCCAGCGCACCGTTTCGGCGGTTCCGGAACCCTACTAA
- a CDS encoding nitronate monooxygenase → MHAALHTPLVDLLGCSVPIISAGMGGVARHELAAAVSNAGGFGCLGMVREPVALIRHEVRAYRALSERPFAVNLIPAATPTELLTEQVRVCLQLQVPAIALFWDVQQDLIRRLKDAGVLVLQQVGRRSHAEEALEAGADVLVAQGIEAGGHVWGEVSTLTLVPELVALSAVPVVACGGIASGQALVAALALGAQGVACGSAFLATHESYAHDFHKAQVVTAHADDPVLSVAFFRNWPMAAPARVLPNAVTRGEYAELQASRSTPVIGEQDGGPIYLFSTDSPLRDAHGALGDMPIYAGQSCGQINDICTAGERVAQLVDEAQECLQRLQRETRPSTTTAPGLIEWLQELLRAERAGARLMLDSARQTLDPTLLQRLNELHRDEAESCRRLRICLQGLGAEPGNGVGDFYQKAMAIDDLAERLRFIARGQRWVARQLTERLPHIRQPWLRQELQLVLRLHQGTDDA, encoded by the coding sequence ATGCATGCTGCCCTGCACACTCCACTGGTCGACCTGCTGGGTTGCAGTGTCCCGATCATCTCCGCCGGAATGGGCGGTGTCGCCCGCCATGAACTGGCTGCCGCGGTGAGCAACGCTGGCGGCTTCGGTTGCCTGGGAATGGTGCGTGAACCGGTGGCGCTGATTCGGCACGAGGTGCGGGCTTACCGCGCCTTGAGTGAGCGACCTTTCGCGGTCAATCTGATTCCCGCTGCCACTCCAACCGAATTGCTCACCGAACAGGTGCGCGTCTGCCTGCAACTGCAGGTACCGGCAATAGCGCTGTTCTGGGATGTGCAACAAGATCTCATCCGGCGCCTGAAGGATGCCGGGGTGCTTGTCCTGCAGCAGGTCGGTCGGCGCAGCCATGCGGAGGAAGCCCTGGAGGCTGGAGCCGATGTACTGGTTGCCCAGGGCATCGAAGCGGGCGGACATGTCTGGGGCGAGGTCTCGACACTGACGCTGGTCCCGGAGCTGGTCGCGCTATCCGCGGTTCCGGTGGTGGCTTGCGGAGGTATCGCCAGTGGCCAGGCGCTCGTGGCGGCCCTGGCCTTGGGAGCCCAGGGCGTCGCCTGTGGCTCGGCGTTCCTCGCAACCCACGAGTCCTATGCCCACGACTTTCACAAGGCACAGGTGGTCACGGCGCACGCCGACGACCCCGTGCTGAGCGTCGCGTTCTTCCGCAACTGGCCGATGGCAGCTCCGGCACGCGTATTACCCAACGCGGTAACACGCGGCGAATACGCCGAGTTGCAGGCCTCGCGCAGCACCCCCGTGATTGGCGAGCAGGATGGCGGGCCGATTTACCTGTTCTCCACTGACTCGCCCCTGCGCGATGCGCACGGCGCGCTGGGCGACATGCCGATCTATGCTGGGCAATCCTGCGGACAGATCAACGACATCTGTACCGCAGGAGAACGTGTCGCACAGCTGGTCGACGAGGCCCAGGAGTGCCTGCAACGCCTGCAGCGTGAGACGCGCCCCTCGACCACTACCGCCCCCGGTCTGATCGAATGGCTGCAAGAACTGCTACGGGCCGAGCGGGCCGGCGCTCGCCTGATGCTCGATAGCGCTCGCCAGACCCTTGATCCAACCCTGCTGCAGCGCTTGAACGAATTGCACCGTGACGAGGCGGAAAGCTGCCGGCGCTTGCGCATTTGCCTGCAGGGCTTGGGCGCAGAGCCAGGCAACGGGGTGGGAGACTTCTACCAAAAGGCCATGGCCATCGATGATCTCGCCGAACGCCTGCGCTTTATCGCTCGCGGCCAACGCTGGGTTGCACGCCAACTGACCGAACGCCTGCCGCACATCCGTCAACCCTGGTTGCGCCAAGAGCTGCAGCTCGTACTGCGCCTGCATCAGGGTACCGACGACGCCTGA
- the ccoN gene encoding cytochrome-c oxidase, cbb3-type subunit I: MASAIPPATSDLYNYEIVRRFTLTTLFWGIFGMGMGVFIAAQLVWPELNFGVPWLSFGRIRPVHTNLVIFAFGGGALFATSFYVVQRTCRVRVISDGLANFVFWGWQASVVAMIVSYPLGITTSKEYAEMEWPIALWVTLVWLVYSYLFFGTIARRKVKHIYVGNWFYGAFIIVTGMVHVINHVSVPVSLLKSYSAYSGATDAMIQWWYGHSVVGFILSVGFLGMMYYYVPKQAEKPIYSYRLSIVHFWAIISLYIWAGPHHLHYTALPDWAQSLGMAMSVILLAPSWGGMINGMMTLSGAWHKLRSDPILRFLVVSLAFYGMSTFEGPMMAIKTVNSLSHYTDWTIGHVHAGALGWVAMISIGALYHMIPKLYGRSQMHSVGLINAHFWMATIGTVLYIAAMWVNGITQGLMWRAVNEDGTLTYSFVEALEASHPGYLVRLLGGATFAFGMLLMAWNAWLTIRAGERVNELHVAAEA, translated from the coding sequence ATGGCCAGTGCGATTCCCCCTGCAACTTCCGACCTCTACAACTACGAGATCGTTCGCCGCTTTACGCTCACCACCCTGTTCTGGGGCATTTTCGGTATGGGCATGGGTGTATTCATCGCAGCCCAACTGGTCTGGCCCGAACTGAACTTTGGCGTTCCCTGGCTCAGTTTCGGGCGTATCCGCCCCGTGCATACCAACCTGGTGATCTTCGCCTTCGGCGGCGGTGCGCTGTTCGCCACCTCCTTCTACGTGGTGCAACGGACTTGCCGGGTCAGGGTAATCTCGGACGGGTTGGCGAACTTCGTGTTTTGGGGGTGGCAGGCGAGTGTGGTGGCTATGATCGTCAGCTATCCGCTGGGCATCACCACCTCGAAAGAGTACGCCGAGATGGAGTGGCCAATCGCCCTCTGGGTGACCCTGGTCTGGTTGGTCTACTCCTACCTGTTCTTCGGCACCATCGCCCGGCGCAAGGTCAAGCACATCTACGTCGGCAACTGGTTCTACGGGGCCTTCATCATCGTCACCGGGATGGTTCACGTGATCAATCACGTCTCGGTCCCGGTCAGCTTGCTCAAGTCCTACTCGGCATATTCCGGCGCCACCGACGCCATGATCCAGTGGTGGTACGGCCACAGTGTGGTGGGATTCATCCTCTCCGTGGGCTTTCTCGGGATGATGTATTACTACGTGCCCAAGCAGGCGGAGAAGCCCATTTACTCCTACCGCCTGTCCATCGTGCATTTCTGGGCCATCATCAGCCTCTACATCTGGGCCGGTCCGCACCATCTGCACTACACCGCCCTGCCGGACTGGGCCCAGTCGCTCGGCATGGCCATGTCGGTCATCCTCCTGGCTCCGAGCTGGGGCGGCATGATCAACGGCATGATGACCCTGTCCGGCGCCTGGCATAAGCTGCGCTCTGACCCCATCCTGCGCTTTCTGGTGGTGTCCCTGGCCTTCTACGGCATGTCCACCTTCGAAGGTCCGATGATGGCCATCAAGACGGTCAACTCGCTGTCGCACTACACCGACTGGACCATCGGTCATGTTCATGCCGGCGCGCTAGGTTGGGTGGCGATGATCTCCATCGGAGCCCTGTACCACATGATTCCCAAGCTCTATGGGCGCAGTCAGATGCACAGCGTCGGGCTGATCAATGCGCACTTTTGGATGGCCACCATCGGCACGGTGCTCTATATCGCTGCCATGTGGGTCAACGGCATTACCCAGGGACTGATGTGGCGTGCGGTGAACGAGGACGGCACGCTGACCTACTCCTTCGTTGAGGCGCTGGAGGCCAGTCATCCGGGCTATCTGGTACGCCTACTTGGCGGCGCGACCTTTGCTTTCGGCATGCTGTTGATGGCCTGGAATGCCTGGTTGACCATCCGTGCCGGTGAGCGTGTCAACGAGCTTCACGTCGCTGCCGAGGCCTGA
- a CDS encoding LysR family transcriptional regulator has translation MDTELARTFLTVIAAGNFRNAAARLFVTQSTVSARIAALEEQLGCRLFVRNKAGTVLTPAGRNFQPYATTLVRTVERARQDIGVALGFRASVTIGGRFGLWDELLFACLPRIRRAVPDIAIRAEMGFEDELIQGLIEGRTSLAVMYTPQSRPGLIIEALLEEQLVYVSTSDEMLTPPDESYVYVDWGPEFASRHSAAFPDFLGAGLSANIGWLGLTHILAYGGSGYFPLRLVRRELDARRLHRHPGAPDFRLPAYLVYPADPPSEELSLVLQVVREVTAEILGQHV, from the coding sequence ATGGATACGGAACTTGCCCGAACCTTTCTAACGGTCATTGCGGCAGGCAACTTTCGCAACGCCGCCGCGCGGCTGTTCGTTACGCAATCGACCGTTAGTGCCAGAATTGCCGCCCTGGAGGAGCAGCTCGGCTGCCGCCTGTTTGTGCGCAATAAGGCCGGCACTGTGCTGACCCCGGCAGGTCGCAACTTTCAACCTTACGCAACCACGCTCGTACGTACCGTCGAACGTGCCCGCCAGGACATTGGGGTAGCCTTGGGTTTTCGGGCATCGGTGACAATCGGCGGACGTTTCGGGCTGTGGGATGAACTGCTGTTTGCTTGTCTGCCGCGGATTCGAAGGGCGGTGCCTGACATTGCCATCCGCGCCGAGATGGGTTTTGAAGATGAACTCATCCAAGGTCTGATCGAGGGGCGCACCAGCCTCGCGGTGATGTACACGCCGCAAAGCCGGCCGGGCCTGATAATTGAGGCGCTGCTCGAAGAGCAACTGGTTTACGTGAGCACGAGCGACGAGATGCTCACCCCGCCAGATGAGAGCTATGTGTATGTCGACTGGGGGCCGGAGTTCGCCAGCAGGCACAGTGCCGCGTTCCCCGACTTCCTCGGGGCGGGGTTAAGCGCCAATATCGGCTGGCTGGGGCTGACGCATATCCTGGCTTATGGCGGCTCCGGGTATTTCCCATTGCGCCTGGTCAGGCGTGAGCTGGACGCAAGGCGACTGCATCGGCACCCGGGTGCGCCGGACTTCCGGCTGCCAGCCTATCTGGTGTATCCAGCCGATCCGCCATCGGAGGAGCTGAGCCTGGTACTGCAAGTCGTACGTGAGGTCACGGCAGAAATACTGGGTCAGCATGTGTAA